GGCGTGGTGGAACGCCCTAGTCGAAAGTAGCCAGCCGGGCGCGGCGATGTTTGCTGCGATCGAGGCGGCCATCACCGAACTGCGCGGCGCAAGCGAGGCGGAAGGTGGCATTAGCCCGCAGCGCGAGGCGCGCGACAGGGTCCGCGAAGCCTTTATGCGGTTGGCTCTGCGTGCTGCGCTCAAGGACGAGCCGGGCGACATCGCGGTCGTGGTCGGCGCGTGGCATGTCCCTGCCCTGCGCGCCAAGGTGCCGCAGGCCGAGGACAAGGCGGCCATCCGTGCGTTGGAGAAGGTGAAGGTAGAATCCGCCTGGGTGCCCTGGAGCGACTCACGGCTTGCTTCGGCATCGGGGTACGGCGCGGGGGTGACGGCGCCGGGCTGGTATCGCCACCTTTGGCAGCTTCAGGGCGAGAGCGAGGCGATCTCGCCTGAAGCTTTCGCCGCCGGGTGGCAATCGCGCGTGTCGGGCCTGCTGCGCGAGGAAGGCCATGCGGTCGCCTCGGCCTCGACCATCGAGGCCTCGCGGCTGGCCATCACGCTCGCCGCACTGCGCGGGGAGGCGACACCGGGGCTCGCCGATATGCACGATGCAACCCTCGCAGCGCTGTGTCACGGCGACGAGATCGCCTACCGCCTGATCGAGCGCCGGCTCCTGTTCGGCGAGCGGGTGGGTGCTGTCGATCCGGCGGTGCCGCAGATGCCGCTCGCGGCGGATCTCGAGCGCTGGCAGAAGCGCTGCCGGTTAAAGCCCGAGGATCTCGAGCGCGAAATCGCGCTCGACCTGCGCACGGAGGCCGGGTTGATGAAATCGACCCTGCTGCACAGGTTGGCGCTGATCAACGTGCCTTGGGGCCGGCTGCTCGATGCCGAGGCCGGGCGCGGCACGTTTCGCCAGACCTGGCGCCTCGCGTGGAACCCGGGCCTCGCAGTCAATCTTGCGGAGGCGCTGGTCTATGGTGTCACCATCGAACAGGCCGCCGCGGGCAGGACGATGGCGCAGAGCCATGACACCAATGACGTCGCGGTCCTCGCTGGGCTGGTCAAGGCCGCCCTGCTCGCCGACCTGCCCGACGCCGCCGAGCAGTGCATCACCCGGCTCCAGGCCGCCGCGGTCGGCAGCGGCGATCTGGTGCAACTGATGGATACAGTCCCCACGCTGGTCTCAAT
This DNA window, taken from Porphyrobacter sp. ULC335, encodes the following:
- a CDS encoding DUF5682 family protein yields the protein MDSRAHLFGIRHHGPGSAASLVAALDALDPALVLIEGAPEAEPLAGYAALAGMQPPLAILHYQADDPANAIFAPFAEYSPEWQAIRWALARGRPIRFIDWPAAHALAYGKEQDTPPPEGDGDEQDTPPEPVPPPTYSDPLDMLAAVAGYSDGEAWWNALVESSQPGAAMFAAIEAAITELRGASEAEGGISPQREARDRVREAFMRLALRAALKDEPGDIAVVVGAWHVPALRAKVPQAEDKAAIRALEKVKVESAWVPWSDSRLASASGYGAGVTAPGWYRHLWQLQGESEAISPEAFAAGWQSRVSGLLREEGHAVASASTIEASRLAITLAALRGEATPGLADMHDATLAALCHGDEIAYRLIERRLLFGERVGAVDPAVPQMPLAADLERWQKRCRLKPEDLEREIALDLRTEAGLMKSTLLHRLALINVPWGRLLDAEAGRGTFRQTWRLAWNPGLAVNLAEALVYGVTIEQAAAGRTMAQSHDTNDVAVLAGLVKAALLADLPDAAEQCITRLQAAAVGSGDLVQLMDTVPTLVSILRYGTARPIPSEQLSALVSALAAEINAGAQAAAVDIEPAAAEAMRRAMAGYDRALALHDEAHLTEMWHRELAAIVQHDRSAPAVAGLALRLLHDGQVWEVERIAAGFSRALTPPAPPAAAGAFVESFLAGGAEVLIQDRPLLAALDTWLAELDSESFIELLPMLRRGFSGFAETGRQRIIGIIGSGTVAAASGPGAQDNDASPAFIAEALPLLRTIMGITP